The following are encoded together in the Simkaniaceae bacterium genome:
- the can gene encoding carbonate dehydratase, producing MRELQHLFKNNRLWAENMQKKDDKAFQRLSEKQTPKYLWIGCSDSRIPANEILGLEPGELFVHRNVANLFPHTDFNCLSVLQYGIDYLNIEHVIVCGHYQCGGVAAAMENEQFGLVDNWLRNIRDVYAREKELLDAITDKTQKYDRLVELNVLNQVMNVCHTTIVQNAWAQKKRLFVHGWVYDLSTGLLKDLDCCISSLDQIDGLYMTLKP from the coding sequence ATGAGAGAGCTCCAACATCTTTTTAAAAATAATCGCCTCTGGGCTGAAAATATGCAGAAAAAGGATGATAAGGCATTTCAAAGACTTTCTGAGAAGCAAACGCCCAAATACTTATGGATAGGGTGTTCGGATAGCCGCATTCCCGCCAATGAAATTTTAGGCCTAGAGCCTGGAGAGTTGTTTGTCCATCGCAATGTAGCTAATTTATTTCCCCATACCGATTTTAATTGCCTATCTGTCCTTCAATATGGGATCGATTATCTCAATATTGAACACGTCATTGTTTGTGGTCATTATCAATGTGGCGGAGTGGCTGCTGCCATGGAAAATGAACAATTTGGCCTTGTTGATAATTGGCTTCGCAATATTCGCGATGTTTATGCGCGTGAGAAAGAGCTCCTCGATGCGATTACCGACAAGACTCAGAAATATGATCGCCTTGTTGAACTCAACGTTCTCAATCAGGTAATGAATGTGTGCCATACGACGATTGTCCAAAATGCTTGGGCGCAAAAGAAAAGACTTTTCGTGCATGGTTGGGTCTACGATTTATCGACAGGTTTACTTAAAGACCTCGATTGCTGTATTTCATCACTCGATCAAATTGACGGTCTATATATGACTTTAAAACCATAG
- a CDS encoding nucleoside deaminase: protein MEQHEKFMQRAIELSYRAGIELKTGGVFGAVVVKDNEIIGEGYNKVMLTNDPTCHAEIDAIRNAGKALGTPHLEGCILYTSAFCCPMCLCAAYWAHITEIYYAATVDDAAKYGNFKDVDYYEEIQKEIHQRQIKCTNIMREEAVKVWEEFALMPDRAYY from the coding sequence ATGGAACAACATGAAAAATTTATGCAAAGAGCGATCGAGCTGAGCTATAGGGCCGGTATCGAATTAAAAACGGGAGGCGTCTTTGGCGCTGTTGTTGTCAAAGATAATGAAATCATTGGTGAGGGCTATAATAAAGTCATGCTCACAAATGATCCCACATGCCATGCCGAAATCGATGCGATTCGCAATGCAGGCAAAGCGCTAGGAACACCCCATTTGGAAGGGTGTATTTTGTATACGAGCGCTTTTTGTTGTCCAATGTGTCTTTGTGCCGCCTACTGGGCACATATTACAGAGATCTATTATGCTGCAACTGTTGATGATGCGGCTAAATACGGCAACTTTAAAGATGTCGATTACTATGAGGAAATCCAAAAGGAAATCCACCAACGCCAAATTAAATGCACAAATATTATGCGCGAAGAAGCCGTCAAAGTTTGGGAAGAATTCGCCCTGATGCCCGATCGAGCTTATTACTAG
- a CDS encoding MFS transporter, with amino-acid sequence MNRLLSNEPSQSSFFFRFCLLVTLFLAIFYNTVTNMAGVYIVSEMGGSNEISVYPMVFFGLGNALAIPLSPSLSQRWGPIHTLVYCLLLYTLSSILCAMAPTFPLFNLFRFMLGLTSGPFYILVRELILRFTPEKQHPAYAFVMVLLFAIVPVFGACFGAWLGYENHWRWIFHTNEPIALFLAGYFWIVYRKTDTKESALKPFDRIGYFFFFIGLGSLIMAATLSQELDWTRSTLFNVLVVIGVPSLLFFILWELIHPEPLLNLRLLKSPLLSYSLLNLGVLFASYFGMIILIALWLNIYANYTPLWVSVLIGTMALAGLFAFFIMKTFLEKFDPRFTLALSILFFATSCYYSTFFDVDVDFFHLSVARALAGFGLILFLFPVFRMSMASYGPEQSSEIFKLFQTTRSTFSSLGAGLYVILWQRRQVFFHERLGEGLTINSQLTLNYFQRAKQIFSLSKDQSNEELNNLLTKHATSLALNDVFGFMGYLLMALLILLILTFVIEKIVVQRRFMKP; translated from the coding sequence ATGAATAGACTCCTTTCGAATGAACCATCTCAAAGCTCCTTTTTTTTTCGTTTCTGCCTATTAGTCACCCTTTTCTTAGCTATTTTTTATAATACCGTCACAAATATGGCCGGCGTCTATATTGTGTCGGAAATGGGAGGCAGTAATGAAATTTCCGTCTATCCCATGGTCTTTTTTGGACTCGGCAACGCCCTCGCTATTCCCCTCTCCCCGAGCCTTTCTCAGCGATGGGGTCCGATTCACACCCTCGTTTATTGCCTGCTACTCTACACACTCTCTTCGATTCTCTGTGCAATGGCACCGACTTTCCCTCTATTTAACCTTTTTCGCTTCATGCTTGGACTGACTTCGGGTCCTTTTTATATTCTTGTTCGAGAGCTTATCCTTCGATTTACGCCTGAAAAGCAACATCCGGCTTATGCTTTTGTGATGGTTCTTCTATTTGCTATTGTTCCCGTGTTTGGCGCTTGTTTTGGGGCTTGGCTTGGCTATGAAAACCACTGGCGATGGATTTTCCATACAAATGAACCCATAGCACTTTTTCTAGCAGGCTATTTCTGGATTGTTTATCGCAAAACGGATACCAAAGAGTCAGCTTTGAAACCGTTTGATCGCATAGGCTATTTCTTTTTCTTTATCGGATTGGGATCTTTGATTATGGCCGCAACTCTATCCCAAGAACTGGATTGGACCCGATCAACGCTTTTTAACGTGCTCGTCGTGATTGGAGTCCCTTCGCTCCTCTTTTTCATTTTATGGGAGCTAATTCATCCCGAGCCTCTTTTAAACTTGAGGCTATTGAAGAGCCCTCTTCTATCTTATTCTCTCCTCAACTTAGGAGTTCTCTTTGCCTCTTACTTTGGCATGATCATTTTAATTGCCCTCTGGCTCAACATCTACGCCAATTATACCCCCCTATGGGTCTCAGTGCTTATTGGAACGATGGCCTTAGCAGGATTATTTGCCTTTTTTATTATGAAAACATTTTTAGAAAAGTTTGATCCTCGTTTTACGCTGGCCCTTTCGATTCTGTTTTTTGCTACATCGTGTTATTACTCGACGTTCTTTGATGTTGATGTCGATTTTTTCCATCTCTCAGTCGCAAGAGCTCTTGCGGGATTTGGATTGATTCTTTTTTTATTTCCGGTTTTTCGCATGTCCATGGCAAGCTATGGCCCTGAACAAAGCTCAGAAATTTTTAAGCTCTTTCAAACCACTCGCTCTACATTTAGTAGTTTAGGTGCCGGTCTTTACGTGATTTTATGGCAAAGGCGCCAAGTCTTTTTTCATGAACGCTTAGGTGAAGGACTCACGATTAACTCGCAATTGACTCTGAATTATTTTCAAAGAGCGAAACAAATCTTCTCTCTATCAAAAGATCAATCCAATGAAGAACTGAATAACCTTTTAACAAAACATGCCACTTCACTAGCCCTCAATGATGTCTTCGGATTCATGGGCTATCTCTTAATGGCTCTTTTGATTCTTCTCATTCTCACTTTTGTTATCGAGAAAATTGTCGTTCAACGCCGTTTCATGAAACCGTAA
- a CDS encoding choloylglycine hydrolase family protein: MKKNIFKTLIATLCLSSELMACTGLRLTATDGSVITGRTVEFGTQLDMSAAIIPRNLTFTGDTPLGKGLIYKSKYAAVGIYCFDAPILMDGMNEMGLVAAAFYFPGYASYTEVTKSNQSLALSPIDFTQWLLTQFASIDEVKRALPSIIIAPTVLNHWGNEAPPFHYIVYDKHGNSIVIEPIEGQLIVYDNPIGTITNSPSFDWQITNLRNFINLTPFNVKPVEMRGVELFPFGQGSGMVGLPGDFTPPSRFVRAAIFSSTAIPSTNASDTVNQTFHLLNQFDIPVGIARQKSGDMIHTDYTMLTSVKDPQSMRYYFKSYTDQLIRYVELKPQDMNARQIKKMGTVGQEIAIDVSAMLH, from the coding sequence ATGAAAAAAAATATTTTCAAAACACTGATTGCCACACTCTGCCTTTCAAGCGAGTTAATGGCATGCACGGGACTTCGTTTGACTGCTACTGACGGCTCTGTCATTACGGGCCGCACAGTCGAATTTGGAACACAACTCGATATGTCTGCAGCTATTATTCCCCGTAATCTCACTTTTACAGGAGACACACCTCTTGGAAAAGGACTGATTTACAAATCAAAATATGCTGCTGTTGGAATCTATTGTTTTGATGCGCCAATTTTAATGGATGGAATGAATGAAATGGGCCTCGTTGCCGCCGCTTTTTATTTTCCCGGATATGCAAGCTATACTGAAGTGACAAAGTCCAATCAATCGCTCGCCCTCTCTCCCATTGATTTTACTCAATGGCTCTTAACGCAATTTGCAAGCATCGATGAAGTCAAAAGAGCTCTGCCTTCCATCATCATTGCTCCCACTGTCTTAAATCACTGGGGAAATGAAGCCCCTCCCTTTCACTACATTGTCTATGACAAACATGGCAATAGCATCGTCATTGAACCCATTGAAGGACAACTCATCGTCTACGACAATCCGATTGGAACCATTACGAATTCCCCCTCATTTGATTGGCAAATAACCAATTTGCGCAACTTTATTAACCTAACACCTTTCAATGTCAAACCGGTTGAGATGCGTGGGGTCGAACTCTTTCCCTTTGGACAAGGCTCCGGAATGGTTGGCCTCCCGGGTGATTTTACCCCTCCATCACGTTTTGTCCGTGCTGCCATCTTTTCTTCAACGGCTATTCCCTCGACCAATGCATCCGATACCGTCAATCAAACATTCCATCTTCTCAATCAATTCGATATCCCCGTAGGCATTGCAAGACAAAAAAGCGGTGATATGATCCATACCGATTATACCATGCTCACATCCGTTAAAGACCCTCAGTCCATGCGTTATTATTTTAAATCTTATACCGATCAGCTTATTCGCTACGTCGAGCTCAAGCCACAAGATATGAATGCGCGGCAGATTAAGAAAATGGGAACTGTAGGGCAAGAAATAGCAATAGACGTTTCAGCTATGTTGCACTAG
- a CDS encoding HlyD family efflux transporter periplasmic adaptor subunit gives MNRQHRLILSFWGICSLLFLAGLTAWLFHYRFIKYTDDAYVQGNQVYITPLHDGFVTSIHTDDSFLVKKGELLVTLDETDAKIALEQAKENLAQVVREVCELFHQVFVYRAEIDLKRATLIQNAQDFLHRYRIYRVQGVSIEDYEHSIAALRSQYASLNMSVAAYHRTRSMIQNTSIYTHPLVIAASDRVRDSWVRLYRCKIYSPVEGLVAQRTIQVGMWVPEGQPLMSVIPLNQIWINANYKETQIKKMRIGQRVDITTDFWGGEQVYRGTIVGLPGGAGNAFSLLPPQNLSGNWIKIVQRLPVRVALDPQEFQSHPLRLGLTCSARVDVRNQSGRMVPDSTKGSPLYETSIFNREEVGDREFIDQIIASNLDPLLSEYAKAPLELPSLILSLPPLLEEAISEDNAIHNKIDQQIDHDLPSCFEDIGLIYE, from the coding sequence ATGAATAGACAACATAGACTCATCCTATCATTTTGGGGCATCTGCTCTCTTCTATTCCTTGCCGGACTCACCGCCTGGCTTTTTCACTATCGATTTATCAAATATACTGATGATGCCTATGTACAAGGCAATCAAGTTTATATTACACCGCTTCACGATGGGTTTGTCACTTCAATTCATACCGATGATTCCTTCCTCGTTAAAAAAGGGGAATTGCTGGTAACTCTCGATGAAACGGATGCAAAAATTGCCCTTGAACAAGCCAAAGAAAATTTAGCTCAAGTGGTCCGAGAAGTCTGTGAACTTTTTCACCAAGTCTTCGTCTATCGAGCAGAAATCGATCTCAAGCGAGCGACTCTCATTCAAAATGCGCAAGACTTTTTGCATCGCTACCGCATCTATCGCGTGCAAGGCGTTTCTATCGAAGATTATGAACACTCAATTGCAGCGCTTCGCTCTCAATATGCTTCGCTAAATATGTCTGTTGCGGCTTATCACAGAACGCGATCGATGATCCAAAACACTTCCATTTATACCCATCCCTTAGTCATTGCAGCATCGGATCGTGTACGCGATAGCTGGGTTCGCCTTTACCGCTGTAAAATTTACTCTCCCGTAGAAGGTCTTGTTGCCCAGAGAACAATTCAAGTGGGAATGTGGGTCCCTGAAGGACAGCCCTTAATGAGTGTGATCCCCCTCAATCAAATTTGGATCAACGCCAACTATAAAGAAACCCAAATCAAAAAGATGCGTATCGGACAAAGGGTTGATATCACAACTGATTTTTGGGGTGGGGAGCAAGTATACCGCGGAACCATTGTCGGTCTACCCGGAGGCGCAGGCAATGCCTTTTCCCTCTTACCCCCACAAAATTTATCGGGGAATTGGATTAAAATTGTTCAAAGGCTTCCGGTACGCGTCGCTCTCGATCCTCAAGAATTTCAGTCGCACCCTTTAAGACTGGGGCTCACATGCTCTGCTCGCGTTGATGTGCGCAATCAATCGGGACGCATGGTTCCCGATTCAACAAAGGGATCTCCACTTTATGAAACCTCCATATTTAATCGAGAAGAAGTGGGTGATCGGGAGTTCATTGATCAGATCATTGCATCCAACCTTGATCCTCTTTTATCTGAATATGCCAAAGCACCTCTTGAGCTTCCCTCCCTCATCCTGAGCTTACCGCCTCTCCTTGAAGAAGCTATCAGTGAAGACAATGCGATCCACAATAAAATCGATCAACAAATCGATCATGATCTCCCTTCTTGTTTTGAAGACATTGGCTTGATCTATGAATAG
- a CDS encoding efflux transporter outer membrane subunit — MRLSFLKLRSYVLIAMGFASLLLTSCSLSMSKEEKLQKIISPPNLDSSLVSINEHLDIEKHRWPSSNWWEQYQINELNFLVESALCNNPSLQAIKEKIDYAKGEAVIARSKLFPLLFFNASDQWEYLSHNGLYRALNPNIKINNQQIDFSLSFSYEFDFWGKYRNLYRAALGRERASLAETEQIKLVISAALCQAYFALRTNLMLKEIYEEIYRARQNIYVLQIDRLDNSLDSALTPLLSEESLLEAAQWLDQIQQEIAQNSHLVNILAGHGPDTPLKLDEPLMACSPQLIVPDHISAELLSRRPDLKAQIWRVDALSHEVGAARADFWPNINLIALAGFQSGSWSNLFDWMSRTISALPALSLPLYTSGAIGANIDAKKALFYEAVYEYNDLILKSFQQVSDLLAMGQAVYLEKKKQEEILSNANQRYTLTYDRLNCGIDNALTTYRILEEWLQKKLANTHLLYQQYLVSIQLTKSLGGGYVDE, encoded by the coding sequence ATGCGTCTATCTTTTTTAAAATTAAGATCTTATGTATTAATAGCAATGGGATTTGCTTCCCTGCTGTTAACGTCTTGTTCCCTTTCCATGTCCAAAGAGGAAAAGCTACAAAAGATTATTTCTCCTCCCAATCTCGATTCAAGCCTTGTATCCATCAATGAACATCTCGATATCGAAAAACACCGCTGGCCCTCATCAAACTGGTGGGAACAATATCAAATCAACGAACTTAATTTTCTCGTTGAGAGTGCCTTATGTAACAACCCCTCTCTTCAGGCCATTAAAGAAAAAATCGATTACGCTAAAGGCGAAGCGGTTATCGCCCGATCTAAGCTCTTTCCCCTCCTTTTTTTTAATGCGAGCGATCAGTGGGAGTATTTAAGCCATAACGGACTTTATCGCGCCCTCAATCCCAATATTAAAATTAATAATCAACAGATCGATTTTAGTTTATCCTTTTCCTATGAATTTGATTTTTGGGGAAAGTATCGGAATTTATATCGCGCTGCTTTAGGTCGAGAAAGGGCAAGCCTAGCGGAAACGGAGCAAATCAAACTCGTTATATCCGCAGCTCTTTGTCAAGCTTACTTCGCATTGAGAACCAATCTCATGCTTAAAGAAATCTATGAAGAAATCTACCGAGCCAGACAAAACATCTATGTTCTTCAAATCGATCGACTGGATAACTCTCTTGACTCCGCTCTTACCCCTCTACTCTCAGAAGAGTCGCTCTTGGAAGCAGCACAATGGTTAGATCAGATTCAGCAAGAAATTGCTCAAAATAGCCATCTCGTCAATATATTAGCGGGCCATGGCCCCGATACCCCACTTAAGCTCGATGAGCCTCTCATGGCTTGTTCACCTCAATTGATCGTTCCCGATCACATCTCAGCCGAGCTCCTTTCAAGGCGCCCCGATTTGAAGGCGCAAATTTGGCGTGTTGATGCACTCAGTCATGAAGTCGGCGCTGCACGCGCTGATTTTTGGCCCAATATCAATCTCATTGCACTGGCCGGTTTTCAAAGTGGTTCATGGTCAAACCTTTTTGATTGGATGAGCCGAACAATCAGCGCTCTCCCCGCTCTGAGTCTCCCGCTTTATACCTCCGGAGCCATCGGAGCCAATATCGATGCTAAAAAGGCTCTTTTTTATGAGGCCGTTTATGAATATAACGATCTTATTTTAAAAAGCTTTCAACAAGTCAGCGATCTTCTCGCGATGGGACAGGCCGTTTATCTTGAAAAGAAAAAACAAGAAGAGATCCTATCAAATGCAAATCAGCGCTATACGTTGACGTATGATCGCCTCAATTGCGGCATTGATAACGCGCTGACGACGTATCGCATCTTAGAGGAGTGGCTTCAGAAAAAACTCGCTAACACACATCTCCTCTACCAACAATATCTTGTGAGCATTCAACTGACAAAATCCCTAGGTGGGGGGTATGTCGATGAATAG